A single genomic interval of Lentimicrobium saccharophilum harbors:
- the tnpA gene encoding IS200/IS605 family transposase: MANTYSQIYIQTVFAVQNRNALIHNSWEEELYKYITGIVQNKGQKMLSINGTSNHIHFLIGMKPTCCLSDLVREIKKSSALFIKDNRFCNYRFTWQEGFGSFSYSHSEISDVIQYIEKQKLHHRKITFKNEYLSFLEAFGIEFKQEYLFEWID; the protein is encoded by the coding sequence ATGGCAAATACTTACTCACAAATTTACATTCAGACTGTTTTTGCTGTTCAGAACCGTAATGCACTAATCCACAATTCATGGGAAGAGGAACTCTATAAATACATAACCGGAATTGTGCAAAATAAAGGGCAAAAGATGTTGTCGATCAATGGCACTTCAAACCATATTCATTTCCTTATCGGCATGAAACCTACTTGCTGCCTTTCCGATTTAGTTCGTGAAATCAAGAAATCTTCCGCTTTGTTTATAAAAGACAATAGGTTTTGTAACTACCGGTTCACCTGGCAGGAAGGATTCGGCTCATTCTCATATAGCCATTCTGAGATTTCTGATGTTATACAATATATTGAAAAACAAAAATTACATCATCGGAAGATTACTTTTAAGAATGAGTATTTGTCATTTTTAGAAGCATTTGGAATTGAATTTAAGCAGGAATATCTGTTTGAATGGATAGATTGA
- a CDS encoding PspC domain-containing protein encodes MSDTRLYRSVHGRVIGGVAGGLADFFGMDPTIVRLIFVLLVIFGGSGVLLYLILWIILPEKNQYTSYYAGAAPTNPAPAGSDTGIGETYEGFEQGKPREPFSTGAPMTPEMQQRKKVEGSLIGGVVLIFIGSIFLIERFVPRIDFGDLWPVILIAIGLVLITGNLPKKGNKGETSGPADEKNENNPQTF; translated from the coding sequence ATGTCAGACACAAGATTATACCGCTCCGTTCACGGAAGGGTCATCGGTGGGGTGGCCGGCGGTCTGGCCGATTTCTTCGGCATGGATCCCACTATCGTAAGGCTTATTTTCGTCCTGCTGGTTATCTTCGGCGGCAGCGGGGTGTTACTCTATTTAATTCTCTGGATTATCCTGCCGGAGAAGAATCAGTATACCAGCTACTATGCCGGCGCAGCACCTACCAATCCCGCCCCGGCCGGGTCAGACACCGGCATCGGGGAAACCTATGAGGGATTTGAACAGGGGAAACCCAGAGAGCCGTTCAGCACAGGCGCACCCATGACACCGGAAATGCAGCAGCGCAAGAAAGTGGAAGGAAGCCTGATCGGCGGCGTAGTGCTGATTTTCATCGGATCTATTTTTCTGATCGAGCGCTTTGTCCCCAGAATTGATTTCGGCGACCTGTGGCCCGTAATCCTGATTGCCATCGGACTGGTGCTGATTACAGGCAACCTGCCGAAAAAAGGCAATAAGGGCGAAACATCAGGCCCTGCCGATGAAAAAAACGAAAACAATCCGCAAACCTTTTAA
- a CDS encoding TolC family protein, with product MMRTTFISMLLLLGTSGFLGAQQTLTLDLAGARKTALEYNKTIANADLATLKAAAAVREAIANGLPQLNAAVDYSNALGAKISIRFAEGMPPSEIDIKPQSNFNLNLTQLIFSGNYIVGVQTAKLYQSMAGISKEKSELDIIAQVTDAYQLVLISEELLRLLEQNQANLEGLYEKTAALETFGIIEKTDVDQLSVQVNTLKNAVKSSERQLELATNMLRLLLGVPVDTQLELTDRLDQMLSEAEALPLAESFRVEDQVDFRLLNQQELVSRKMIDMQRANALPTISGYYRYTYKLLKPDFDMTPANMVGLQMNIPIFSSGVRMAQVKQARIDLETTQNNKSLLSDQLKIQEKQLRFNYNSALETYLNQKNNVEVSRRVYASLKLKYEQGIISGLDLITADNNYLKAETDYISAMMQVLQSGVQLQKLYGKLD from the coding sequence ATGATGAGAACAACGTTCATTTCAATGCTGTTACTGCTGGGTACTTCCGGTTTTCTCGGGGCGCAGCAGACACTCACGCTCGACCTGGCAGGGGCCAGGAAAACGGCGCTTGAATACAACAAAACCATTGCCAACGCCGATCTGGCCACCCTGAAAGCCGCCGCCGCCGTGCGCGAGGCCATCGCCAACGGGCTGCCACAGCTCAACGCCGCTGTGGACTATTCCAACGCCCTGGGCGCCAAGATCTCCATCCGCTTTGCAGAAGGGATGCCGCCCAGTGAGATCGACATCAAACCGCAGAGCAACTTCAACCTGAACCTTACCCAGCTGATCTTCAGCGGCAACTACATCGTTGGGGTGCAAACGGCGAAACTCTACCAGAGCATGGCCGGCATCAGCAAAGAGAAGTCCGAACTGGATATCATCGCCCAGGTGACCGACGCCTACCAGCTGGTGCTGATCTCGGAAGAGCTGCTAAGGCTGCTAGAACAAAACCAGGCAAACCTGGAAGGGCTGTACGAAAAAACCGCCGCCCTCGAAACCTTCGGGATTATCGAGAAAACGGATGTGGATCAGCTTTCGGTGCAGGTAAACACCCTGAAGAACGCGGTGAAATCGTCGGAACGCCAGCTTGAACTGGCCACCAATATGCTGCGCCTGCTGCTGGGTGTGCCGGTGGATACCCAGCTGGAGCTGACCGACCGCCTCGACCAGATGCTCTCGGAAGCCGAAGCCCTGCCCCTGGCGGAATCCTTCAGGGTTGAAGATCAGGTCGATTTCAGGCTGCTGAACCAGCAGGAACTGGTGAGCCGTAAAATGATCGATATGCAGCGGGCCAACGCCCTGCCGACCATCTCGGGATACTACCGCTATACCTACAAACTGCTGAAGCCCGACTTCGACATGACCCCCGCCAATATGGTGGGCCTGCAGATGAACATCCCGATTTTCTCGAGCGGGGTGCGCATGGCCCAGGTGAAACAGGCGCGCATCGACCTGGAAACCACGCAGAACAATAAAAGCCTGCTCAGCGACCAGCTGAAAATTCAGGAGAAACAGCTGCGCTTCAACTACAACAGCGCGCTGGAGACTTACCTCAACCAGAAAAACAATGTGGAGGTCTCGCGGCGGGTGTACGCCAGTCTGAAACTCAAATATGAACAGGGTATTATCTCGGGCCTCGACCTGATTACGGCAGACAACAACTACCTGAAAGCCGAAACAGACTATATCTCCGCTATGATGCAGGTGTTGCAGTCGGGGGTGCAATTGCAAAAACTTTACGGAAAACTGGATTAA
- a CDS encoding efflux RND transporter periplasmic adaptor subunit: protein MNTTFKIGFALLSVTALACSSGKTEKSAQQDAASEKVEVVRVTELQVQQVARSVEYSSTLLAYEEIHMAPASPGRIENIAVEVGTRVNKGDLLVQMDRTQLHQAEVQLRTLETDFKRFDTLHKVGSVAQQQYDQMKSQLDIARSNVAFLQENTRLRAPFSGVISGKYFESGEMYSGAPVAPIGKAAIVSLVQIDRLKTLVPVSEKYFPMIRKGMEVNIGVDIYPGETFKGRVFNIYPTIDAASRTFNIEVAVDNPGGKLRPGMFSRVTLDLDREEALLIPAIAVLKMQGSNDRYLFIEKDNVAKRIPVVIGKRYNELVEVESDQLKKGDLVVVSGQARLLDGMKVKVDGK, encoded by the coding sequence ATGAATACAACATTTAAAATTGGTTTTGCACTATTGTCTGTCACTGCGCTGGCATGTTCTTCAGGCAAAACGGAAAAAAGCGCGCAGCAGGATGCCGCTTCCGAAAAGGTAGAGGTGGTAAGGGTAACGGAGCTGCAGGTGCAGCAGGTAGCCCGTTCGGTTGAATATTCTTCCACCCTGCTGGCTTACGAGGAGATTCACATGGCGCCGGCTTCCCCGGGCCGCATCGAAAACATCGCGGTGGAAGTCGGCACCCGGGTTAATAAGGGTGATTTGCTGGTGCAGATGGACCGCACCCAGCTGCATCAGGCCGAAGTACAGCTCCGGACGCTGGAAACCGATTTCAAACGCTTCGACACCCTGCACAAGGTGGGCAGCGTGGCCCAGCAGCAATATGACCAGATGAAGTCGCAGCTCGACATCGCCCGCAGCAATGTGGCCTTCCTGCAGGAAAATACCCGCCTCAGGGCGCCCTTCAGCGGGGTAATTTCGGGCAAGTACTTCGAGTCAGGAGAGATGTATTCGGGCGCGCCCGTGGCCCCCATCGGCAAAGCCGCCATCGTTTCGCTGGTGCAGATCGACCGCCTCAAAACCCTGGTGCCGGTCTCCGAAAAGTACTTCCCCATGATCCGCAAAGGCATGGAGGTGAACATAGGCGTGGACATCTATCCCGGCGAGACTTTCAAAGGGAGGGTCTTCAATATCTATCCCACCATTGACGCGGCCAGCCGTACCTTCAACATCGAAGTGGCGGTGGATAACCCCGGCGGCAAGCTGCGCCCCGGCATGTTCAGCCGTGTGACGCTCGACCTCGACCGCGAGGAGGCCCTGCTGATCCCCGCCATCGCCGTACTGAAGATGCAGGGTTCGAACGACCGCTACCTCTTTATTGAAAAGGACAATGTGGCCAAACGCATCCCCGTGGTCATCGGCAAACGTTACAACGAGCTGGTGGAAGTGGAATCGGACCAGCTGAAGAAAGGCGATCTTGTGGTGGTAAGCGGACAGGCCCGCCTGCTCGACGGCATGAAGGTAAAGGTGGACGGAAAATAG
- a CDS encoding nucleoside-triphosphatase translates to MQGLFIITGEQGSGKTSLLKALSTSLAQRGKTCGGILAHGKWDDNLRSGFDLEFIPDGKTVTLCESAPREGWIRFRRFWFNPLAFDLGKLWLTESIVKKPEVLMLDEIGPAEMENGGWAAILPGLFAEARHRLVIVTVRARLSEAVVERWNLSPAGIFEAGTAISTVMDTITATEKEA, encoded by the coding sequence ATGCAGGGATTGTTCATCATCACCGGTGAACAGGGGAGTGGCAAAACCTCGCTGCTCAAAGCCCTCAGCACATCCCTGGCTCAGAGGGGGAAGACCTGCGGCGGAATCCTTGCGCACGGAAAGTGGGATGACAACCTGCGTTCAGGCTTTGACCTTGAATTTATTCCGGATGGCAAAACCGTTACCCTCTGCGAAAGCGCGCCCCGCGAAGGATGGATCAGGTTCAGGAGATTCTGGTTTAATCCCCTGGCTTTTGATCTTGGAAAGCTGTGGCTTACCGAATCCATTGTAAAGAAACCCGAGGTGCTGATGCTCGATGAGATCGGCCCGGCAGAAATGGAAAACGGCGGCTGGGCGGCCATCCTCCCCGGTTTATTTGCCGAAGCTCGCCATAGACTGGTCATCGTTACTGTCAGGGCCAGACTTAGTGAAGCCGTGGTTGAGCGCTGGAACCTCTCCCCTGCAGGCATTTTTGAGGCCGGAACTGCAATAAGCACCGTAATGGATACCATCACGGCAACGGAGAAGGAAGCATAA
- a CDS encoding efflux RND transporter permease subunit yields the protein MSIYKTAVNKPISTFMIFTAVIVMGLYSLSRIPVDLYPEIDPPFLSVMTTYAGANAADIETNITKKMEDALNTVDKVKEVTSTSSDNLSVITIEFSWGANLDEATNEVRDVLDRLYDQLPDGADRPIIFKFNTNMMPIVFYAVTAKESYPGIEKLLEEKIINPLNRIDGVGSVSMMGAPKRIVYVDADPKRLDAYNLTIEQIGNVIAAENLNMPSGNVKMGEMDYQLRIQGEFGDSRQLSSLVVGNANGVPVYLRDVATVRDSLKDVSLDEKINGQTGLRLFAMKQSGANTVKVARDIRNSLEQLKKTLPPDVEINLIMDTSQFIEGSIRNLSETLMWAFIFVALVVLVFLGRWRATFIIVLTIPISLIVSFIYLFITGNSVNVISLTSLSIAIGMVVDDAIVVLENITRHIERGSSPREAAIYATNEVWLSVIITTLVVVAVFFPLTLVGGMTGVMFNQLGWIVTITIVTSTLAAITLTPMMSARMLRLRDKKVKPRRFSYDRLIEPFFVGMDNFYEKTLRWALHHKTFVMLSALAIFVVSILLTRFIGTDFMPQTDESRITMAIELQTGTRVEETMKTTRKVEQMIRERYPEVMIMASSSGSDDEGSMFSLFSTTGSNIINVMMRLQDVEERQRTVWEIADDMRQQLAEYPEIVTASVSTSGGGMGMGGESKVDIEIYGYDFNSTNTLAQEIRNRVSAMPSATEVTVSRKNDKPELQVVLDKEKLALHGLSSATVSAMVRNRIYGMTASQYKEEGEEYDIRVRLSENYRSSISDLEELSIVNPMGKRIKLKEIGTITEYWGPPAIQHKRKERIVTVSVKPNNVALGDLANQIKAEIGRVKVPQDVLIQVGGSYEDQQESFMDLGLLMVLSLILVFIVMASQFESFTMPFIIMFSIPFAFTGVIFALLLTNTTLSLVAALGAVLLIGIVVKNGIVLVDFTNLMRDRDMRLYDAIVVSGRSRLRPVLMTALTTILGMLPLALSTGEGSEIWRPMGITVIGGLVFSTIVTMVIVPVMYGVLARSGERDKVKKIRMKFQNLD from the coding sequence ATGAGTATATATAAAACCGCGGTAAACAAGCCCATCTCCACATTCATGATCTTTACGGCCGTGATCGTGATGGGCCTGTATTCGCTCAGCAGAATCCCCGTTGACCTCTATCCCGAGATCGACCCGCCCTTCCTGTCGGTGATGACCACCTACGCGGGCGCCAACGCGGCCGATATCGAGACCAACATCACCAAAAAGATGGAGGATGCGCTCAATACGGTGGATAAGGTAAAAGAGGTGACTTCCACCTCATCGGATAACCTCTCGGTGATCACCATTGAATTCAGCTGGGGGGCCAACCTCGACGAAGCCACCAACGAGGTGCGCGACGTGCTCGACCGCCTCTACGACCAGCTGCCCGACGGCGCCGACCGCCCCATTATCTTCAAGTTCAACACCAATATGATGCCCATCGTTTTCTACGCGGTCACCGCAAAGGAAAGCTACCCGGGCATCGAAAAACTGCTGGAGGAGAAGATCATCAATCCCCTGAACCGCATCGACGGCGTGGGATCCGTCTCCATGATGGGCGCCCCGAAACGCATCGTTTATGTGGATGCCGACCCCAAGCGCCTCGACGCCTATAACCTCACCATCGAGCAGATCGGCAACGTCATCGCCGCCGAAAACCTCAACATGCCTTCGGGCAACGTGAAGATGGGCGAAATGGACTATCAGCTGCGCATACAGGGCGAATTCGGCGACAGCCGCCAGCTGAGCAGCCTGGTGGTGGGCAACGCCAACGGAGTGCCGGTTTACCTGCGCGACGTGGCCACCGTGCGCGACTCGCTCAAGGATGTCTCCCTCGACGAGAAAATCAACGGACAGACCGGCCTCCGCCTGTTTGCCATGAAGCAGTCGGGCGCCAACACGGTTAAAGTGGCCAGGGATATCCGCAACAGCCTGGAGCAACTCAAGAAAACCCTGCCCCCCGATGTGGAGATCAACCTGATTATGGATACCTCCCAGTTTATCGAAGGATCCATCCGCAACCTCTCCGAAACCCTGATGTGGGCGTTTATCTTCGTTGCCCTGGTGGTGCTGGTCTTCCTCGGGCGCTGGCGTGCAACCTTTATCATCGTCCTGACCATCCCGATCTCGCTCATTGTCTCGTTTATCTACCTCTTTATCACCGGCAATTCGGTGAACGTGATCTCGCTGACCTCGCTCTCCATAGCAATCGGGATGGTGGTGGACGATGCCATCGTGGTGCTCGAAAACATCACCCGCCACATCGAACGCGGCAGCAGTCCGCGCGAAGCGGCGATCTACGCCACCAACGAGGTGTGGCTGTCGGTAATCATCACCACCCTGGTGGTGGTGGCCGTGTTCTTCCCGCTTACCCTGGTGGGCGGCATGACCGGCGTGATGTTCAACCAGCTGGGATGGATCGTGACCATCACCATCGTTACCTCCACCCTGGCCGCCATCACCCTTACCCCCATGATGTCGGCACGGATGCTGAGGCTGCGGGATAAAAAGGTCAAACCCAGACGCTTCAGCTATGACCGGTTGATAGAGCCGTTTTTTGTTGGAATGGACAACTTCTACGAAAAAACCCTGCGCTGGGCCCTGCACCACAAAACTTTCGTGATGCTGAGCGCCCTGGCCATCTTTGTGGTTTCCATCTTACTCACGCGCTTTATCGGTACCGACTTTATGCCGCAGACCGACGAGTCGCGGATTACGATGGCCATAGAGCTGCAGACCGGCACCCGGGTGGAAGAGACCATGAAGACCACCCGCAAAGTAGAGCAGATGATCAGGGAGCGTTATCCTGAAGTGATGATTATGGCTTCCTCTTCCGGCTCCGACGACGAAGGCAGCATGTTCTCCCTCTTCAGCACCACCGGATCGAACATCATCAACGTGATGATGCGCCTGCAGGATGTTGAGGAGCGGCAGCGCACCGTTTGGGAGATCGCCGACGATATGCGTCAGCAGCTGGCTGAATACCCCGAGATAGTCACCGCTTCGGTTTCCACCTCGGGCGGCGGTATGGGCATGGGCGGCGAAAGCAAGGTAGATATTGAAATCTATGGCTATGATTTCAATTCCACCAACACCCTGGCCCAGGAGATCCGCAACCGGGTGAGCGCCATGCCATCGGCCACCGAAGTTACCGTGAGCCGCAAGAACGACAAGCCCGAGCTGCAGGTGGTGCTCGACAAGGAGAAACTGGCCCTGCACGGACTCAGCAGCGCCACCGTTTCGGCCATGGTGCGCAACCGCATCTACGGCATGACCGCTTCGCAGTATAAGGAAGAAGGAGAGGAGTACGATATCCGCGTGCGGCTTTCGGAAAACTACCGCAGTTCCATCTCCGACCTGGAGGAGCTTTCCATCGTAAACCCCATGGGCAAGCGGATCAAGCTGAAGGAGATCGGCACCATCACCGAATACTGGGGACCGCCCGCCATCCAGCATAAGCGCAAGGAGCGCATCGTCACCGTTTCGGTGAAACCCAACAACGTGGCCCTGGGCGACCTGGCCAACCAGATCAAGGCTGAGATCGGCCGGGTGAAGGTGCCCCAGGATGTGCTGATACAGGTTGGCGGTTCGTACGAGGACCAGCAGGAGTCGTTTATGGACCTCGGCCTGCTGATGGTGCTCAGCCTGATCCTGGTATTTATCGTGATGGCCTCGCAGTTTGAGTCGTTCACCATGCCGTTTATCATTATGTTCTCCATCCCGTTTGCCTTTACCGGGGTGATCTTCGCCCTGCTGCTCACCAACACCACCTTGAGCCTGGTGGCCGCCCTGGGCGCGGTGCTGCTGATAGGGATTGTGGTGAAAAACGGCATCGTGCTGGTGGACTTCACCAACCTGATGCGTGACCGCGATATGCGGCTCTACGACGCCATCGTGGTGTCGGGCCGTTCGCGTCTGCGCCCCGTGCTGATGACCGCCCTTACCACCATCCTCGGTATGCTGCCGCTGGCGCTGAGCACCGGCGAAGGCTCCGAAATATGGCGGCCGATGGGCATCACCGTGATCGGCGGACTGGTATTCTCCACCATCGTTACCATGGTGATTGTGCCGGTGATGTACGGCGTGCTGGCCCGCAGCGGCGAACGCGACAAAGTGAAGAAAATCAGAATGAAATTCCAGAACCTGGACTAA
- a CDS encoding LiaI-LiaF-like domain-containing protein yields MSYRKIFWGVILVMIGTLFILKNIGMIYFDWLTIWRLWPLILILWGISLIPVKDYLKLIFSVLAIAISVFLVNRYDRTGYYSFGWRDSDREYRHSWRDDSNWDDSEQTQELYQEYDSAISRVELKLEAAAGDFRLNDTAPSDKLLTFFKQGTVGNYSMTSRNDSSKMFIELKINESNIRFKNKGNRVKLGLHTQPVWDFDFDIGAASIDFDLSDYKVGHLDLDGGASSIELKLGDLNDYTSVNIEAGAASIDVRLPESVGAQLKTETALTSRNFPGFKKIRNGLYRTDNYESAVKKIDLEIDAAVSSLDVIRYDADGE; encoded by the coding sequence ATGAGCTACCGTAAAATATTCTGGGGTGTGATCCTCGTGATGATCGGCACCTTATTCATCCTGAAAAACATAGGGATGATCTACTTTGACTGGCTGACCATCTGGAGATTATGGCCTTTGATCCTGATCCTCTGGGGCATCTCGCTGATCCCGGTAAAAGACTACCTGAAACTGATCTTCTCCGTGCTTGCCATCGCCATATCCGTGTTTCTGGTAAACCGTTACGACAGGACAGGTTATTACAGTTTCGGATGGCGCGATTCCGATCGTGAATACCGGCACAGCTGGCGCGATGACAGCAATTGGGACGACAGTGAACAAACCCAGGAACTTTATCAGGAGTATGATTCCGCCATCAGCAGGGTTGAATTGAAACTTGAAGCTGCAGCCGGAGATTTCAGGCTGAACGACACCGCCCCTTCCGATAAACTGCTGACTTTCTTCAAACAGGGCACAGTGGGCAATTACAGCATGACTTCGCGCAACGACAGCAGCAAAATGTTTATTGAGCTGAAAATCAATGAATCCAATATCAGGTTTAAAAACAAGGGCAACCGGGTAAAACTGGGTTTGCATACGCAACCGGTATGGGATTTTGACTTCGATATCGGCGCTGCAAGCATTGATTTTGACCTGAGCGATTATAAAGTCGGTCATCTTGACCTTGACGGAGGCGCTTCGTCCATTGAACTCAAGCTGGGCGATCTGAACGACTACACCTCGGTTAACATTGAGGCAGGCGCCGCCTCCATAGATGTAAGGCTGCCCGAATCGGTGGGCGCCCAGCTGAAAACCGAAACCGCCCTTACCAGCCGCAACTTCCCGGGATTCAAAAAAATCCGCAATGGCCTCTATCGTACCGACAATTACGAAAGTGCCGTCAAGAAAATAGATCTTGAAATTGACGCTGCCGTTTCCAGCCTGGATGTAATCAGGTATGATGCAGACGGTGAATAA
- a CDS encoding TetR/AcrR family transcriptional regulator has translation MEAREKILDKAIELFLNLGIRNVTMDSIAAESGVSKRTIYELFKDKDDLVVQSLREMIIRHNQDMLGIISEAGNVIEAIFMIMKMEALRRGSFARVFTEDIKKYFPVVNASLYSCKKSLKEFSASFTLLEKGIREGIFRKDMRLDLVDNFLHELIGLIHNSDRLRILQPTGQEVLSNIFLPYFRGICTSEGVALMDKYTENINDYIEL, from the coding sequence ATGGAAGCAAGGGAAAAAATTCTGGATAAAGCGATTGAGTTATTTCTGAACCTCGGTATCAGGAATGTAACCATGGACAGTATTGCCGCCGAGTCCGGTGTTTCGAAGCGCACGATCTACGAGTTGTTCAAAGATAAGGATGATTTGGTGGTACAATCGCTGCGCGAAATGATTATCAGGCACAACCAGGATATGCTGGGTATTATTTCCGAGGCCGGCAATGTGATTGAAGCCATTTTTATGATCATGAAAATGGAGGCGCTGCGACGGGGTTCCTTTGCCCGGGTGTTTACCGAGGACATCAAGAAATATTTCCCTGTGGTGAACGCCTCGCTCTATTCATGCAAGAAAAGCCTGAAGGAGTTTTCGGCATCGTTCACCCTTCTTGAAAAGGGTATACGCGAAGGCATCTTCCGCAAGGATATGCGGCTCGATCTGGTGGATAACTTCCTGCACGAGCTGATCGGCCTTATCCACAACAGCGACCGGCTCAGGATACTGCAACCAACCGGACAGGAGGTGCTTTCGAATATCTTCCTGCCTTACTTCAGGGGGATCTGCACCTCCGAGGGAGTGGCGCTGATGGACAAATACACGGAAAATATCAACGATTATATAGAACTATGA
- the tatC gene encoding twin-arginine translocase subunit TatC, which yields MPEPVSSKKKAADPEPAGEMSFWGHLDALRGHLFRSALAIIVLGIAAFINREFIFDTLILAPKEPEFITNRLLCKLGAWANVPSLCLDNLNLQIININLSGQFTTHMYISMFAGLIAAAPYVIWEIWRFIKPALYENERRHSRGAVWVMSLLFILGVLFSYFLIVPLTLNFFGTYQVSESINNQIALSSYISTVVSVTFSLGVVFELPVFVYFLTKVGIITPEFLARNRKYMLVILLTISAIITPPDIISQILVCIPLYGLYEFSILTARRVARKRREAEE from the coding sequence ATGCCTGAACCTGTTTCGAGCAAAAAAAAAGCAGCAGATCCTGAACCCGCCGGGGAAATGTCGTTCTGGGGGCACCTGGATGCCCTGCGCGGCCATCTGTTCAGATCAGCCCTTGCCATCATCGTGCTGGGCATTGCCGCTTTTATCAACCGGGAGTTTATTTTCGACACACTGATCCTGGCGCCCAAGGAGCCGGAATTCATCACCAACCGCCTGCTCTGCAAACTTGGCGCCTGGGCTAATGTTCCTTCCCTCTGCCTCGACAATCTCAACCTTCAGATCATCAACATCAACCTTTCGGGGCAGTTCACCACCCACATGTATATCAGCATGTTTGCAGGGCTGATTGCGGCTGCACCTTATGTGATCTGGGAAATCTGGCGGTTTATCAAACCCGCGCTTTACGAAAATGAACGCCGCCACTCCCGCGGGGCGGTTTGGGTAATGTCGCTGCTCTTTATTCTTGGCGTTCTTTTCAGCTATTTTCTGATAGTACCCCTCACCCTCAACTTCTTTGGCACTTACCAGGTGAGCGAATCCATCAACAACCAGATCGCTTTGTCATCCTACATCAGCACGGTGGTTTCGGTTACATTCTCGCTGGGGGTTGTTTTCGAATTGCCGGTATTTGTCTATTTCCTGACCAAGGTGGGCATCATCACCCCGGAATTCCTCGCCCGAAACCGCAAATACATGCTGGTAATCCTGCTCACCATTTCTGCCATCATTACCCCGCCCGACATCATCAGCCAGATCCTGGTGTGTATTCCGCTCTACGGACTTTACGAATTCAGCATCCTCACGGCAAGACGGGTAGCACGCAAAAGAAGGGAAGCCGAAGAATAA
- a CDS encoding S-adenosylmethionine:tRNA ribosyltransferase-isomerase: MLPEYININDYDYPLPGERIARFPLEQRDATRLLVFRDGTPADSLFSLLDQHIPEKSLFVFNNTRVIRARLIFRKVSGSRIEIFCLQPLGGYGQTGGITTWKCLVGNAKRWKSGPLEMTVDTGMGEVTLSAHKGEKAGDAFEITFGWDKPEMPFEQVLEFAGKVPLPPYLNREPVESDTERYQTIYAEFNGSVAAPTAGLHFTPAVLEKLESRHCSFEYLTLHVGAGTFKPVSVEDARQHAMHEEELIIERQSILRLLQHSGGNIIPVGTTSMRSLESLYWLGIQLINGKDPGEEFFIDQWEPYQSEVSIPPAEALQAIYDYLTARRMNSISGFTRIMIAPGYRFRMSDALVTNFHQPRSTLLLLVAAFIGEGWKKAYMFALEHGYRFLSYGDSCLFFPEKEEG; the protein is encoded by the coding sequence ATGCTGCCTGAATATATCAATATAAACGACTACGACTACCCCCTCCCCGGCGAACGGATCGCCCGTTTCCCGCTTGAACAGCGGGATGCCACCCGGCTATTGGTATTCCGCGACGGCACACCGGCCGACTCCCTGTTTTCTTTGCTGGATCAGCATATCCCCGAAAAAAGCCTCTTTGTTTTCAACAATACGCGGGTGATCAGGGCCAGGCTTATCTTCCGCAAAGTCAGCGGTTCCCGCATCGAAATCTTCTGCCTGCAACCCCTCGGCGGATACGGGCAGACCGGCGGCATTACCACCTGGAAATGCCTGGTGGGGAATGCCAAACGCTGGAAATCAGGTCCCCTTGAAATGACCGTTGACACCGGGATGGGTGAGGTAACACTCAGTGCCCACAAGGGGGAGAAGGCCGGAGATGCCTTTGAGATCACCTTTGGCTGGGACAAGCCGGAGATGCCTTTCGAGCAGGTGCTGGAGTTTGCCGGCAAAGTCCCTCTCCCCCCCTACCTGAACCGTGAACCGGTGGAGAGCGATACGGAACGATATCAGACCATCTACGCGGAATTCAACGGCTCGGTGGCGGCGCCCACGGCCGGGCTTCACTTCACGCCGGCTGTTCTTGAAAAGCTTGAATCGCGGCACTGCAGCTTCGAATACCTCACCCTGCACGTCGGCGCCGGCACTTTCAAACCCGTTTCGGTGGAGGACGCCCGTCAGCATGCCATGCACGAGGAAGAGCTGATCATCGAACGGCAGAGCATCCTCAGGCTGCTGCAGCACAGCGGGGGGAACATCATCCCCGTGGGGACCACCTCTATGCGTTCACTCGAAAGCCTGTACTGGCTGGGGATCCAGCTGATCAACGGGAAAGATCCCGGGGAGGAGTTCTTTATCGATCAATGGGAACCATACCAATCGGAAGTCAGCATCCCTCCGGCTGAAGCCCTGCAGGCCATCTACGATTATCTCACCGCCAGGCGGATGAACTCCATCAGCGGTTTCACCCGGATTATGATCGCTCCCGGCTACCGCTTCAGGATGAGCGATGCCCTGGTAACCAACTTTCACCAGCCCCGGAGCACCCTGTTGCTGCTGGTAGCCGCCTTTATCGGTGAAGGATGGAAAAAAGCCTACATGTTCGCCCTTGAACACGGCTACAGGTTCCTTAGTTACGGCGACAGCTGCCTTTTCTTTCCCGAAAAAGAGGAAGGCTGA